The Pseudomonadota bacterium DNA window TTTATGAACCAATACGTACTTATAGCCAGGATTATCTGCCAGATGGACTTAAGGTCTACTCTAACGACCTCGATCGAAACGGAAAATGGGTATATACAAACGAATACGGCTACGCCTGGACACCAACGGTAATCGTTGTTAACCAATGGTCTCCTTACAGGGTTGGCCGTTGGGTATGGATGCGGGGCCACTATGTATGGGTATCATACGAACCGTGGGGATGGGTACCCTATCACTATGGCCGATGGGCACATATTAATTCCATAGGCTGGTGCTGGGTACCTCCTTCGAGAGGTTTCGTTTACTGGGGTCCAGGCTATGTCGGCTGGACATACACACCAACTCACGTATCGTGGGTTCCCCTTGCCCCAAGAGAGATATATTACGGCCATGGCTACTACGGGCCTTACAGCGTGAATATAACAAAGGCAAGTATCCATAAAACAGTAATAAAAAATGTTTATAACAATGTCTATGTGAATAATGCCGTCACTACCGTACACCGCGATACCTTCATAAAAGGTATACCTGTAAAGGTGGAAATGAAGGAAAACCTATTTCTGAAACAAAAGATAATCACTGGAGCTCCGCAAATAAAACCGGAAAAAACAACAGTCATGCCTTTAATTAAAGAAATCCCTCCGAATAAATTACCACCCCAGCAAATCCGGAATATAGAGGCCAGGGAATTGAGGAAAAACCGTCCTGTTCAACAGGAAAAGGGCGTGGTAACCACACAAATTGTGAGACCCAAGAACATGGAGCCGATTAAAAAAATAGAAGAGAGAAAAGGAGCCGATCCATTTAAAATGGGTACTATCCCTGAAAAGGGAACCCTGCAAAAGATAGAAATTCCATCTGGAAGCAGCAAGAAAAGTGCTCAGGAACCATCTGCACAGAGGATTTCAGCAAAGAGATTTGTAGAGTCAGGGACCAACGATTATAGGATGGGATCAAAAAAGAAAGACCCACCTATTGTGCCAACGCAAGCATCTTTAAAAAACACGGTGCCTAAAAAGGAACTTACCGGTAATACAAGTATACCGGGGAAACTCACCCAGGAAAACATCAGAGGGAATTATCTTCCGAAAGCATATCAAAACAAACCAGGACTTGAAGTAATGCCTGAAAAAAGAACAAATACTTCCATGAACAAAAAAACCATACCATATATAGAATCAGAGCAGTTGGGAAAACAGGCAAAGCTCCGGGAATCAAATAGAAAAAGTATCTCGTCAACAGAGGAACTAAAACCTGTAATAAGGGCGGATTTACCCCAGAGAAACACACAGAGTAAAAGTACTATACCAGCAACAAATAACAGCCACAATACCCAGACCATAAAGAGCAAACCAATGCACGAAGAAGTCAAGAAAAACATTTCCCCAAAAGGACAGGTCACAATTGAAGGTCCACAGGCAGTACAAAACAGAGGGGTTATTTCACCCCTGATCAAAGAAAATCAGGTTACAAGCAGAGGTGTTCAACCCTTTAATAGAATGGGAAAATAGGTCATATTGTAGCGAGATGTTATAACTGAGGGGCGAAAAATGTTATAAGTCACTTCCAAAAAGTGCTTGACCATGTCAAATTTGGTTTGAAAATGCCTCCCTTAAACCCCACTTTTTGGGGTATTTTTTGGGGGATAATTCATGATCAGGAGTTCGGTGGCTCTGACCTTATTGCCTGCGCTCGCACATGAATATGTGGTAGTGACCTCTTCGATGGTAAAATTCTTGTAAATCTCCCTGATTTCAGGCGTGTCGTTGATGGACATGATAAATTTGCCCTGGATGGCATTTAGAATATCTCTAACAGGAGTTTAAGACTTCTCAAAGTCAAAAAGGGATTACTCATAACCAAATCAATAGGTTATCATTAGATTTTTTGTAAGACCCCACCGGCAACTTTGTAGCCAAATGCGGCAAGAATTTGAGCTTGGATTGCAGTAGGGTCTTCGATAATGCGATCGGCGCTGCTTTTTGAGGCTGTCCAACAGAGGCAAGAATGCAGTTTTCGCATTTGCTCCATTGCGGTCGCGGCGGTTATGGATAAATCAGCACAATTGAGCCGAATTTCAATGAGCCTAAGGTAGGTCAGGGCAACGACACAGCTCAGGATATGGCACCGGATCTTGCTGTCTGTCCAGTGCCGAATGGGGAAAATACTGACAACATCGCTGTCCTTTGATTGGCGAAACGCCTTCTCGACTATGTAACGGTCAAGACTTGCCCGAACGATTTCGTCTGTTGACCAGTCGATGTGATCGGTAATGAGAATGTTTTTGCCGAATTTTTCAATGTACTGGCCGATTCGGTAATAGTTCTTTCGAAAGATAAGCTGCCACTTTCGATTGTGCTTTTCAACGGAGATTTCATAGATGTCCTTTGGGAGATGAAGCCTCTCGCAGGCAACCGTATAGTGTTTTTTTACCCGGTCTCCATCGGTCCAGTGTTTCTTCTGGGTTCTCACCTTGGAGCGAAGATCGAGGATCACCTCCTGAAGGCTGAGGAGTTTTTTCTCGAAAGTAAGCCTTTGCTTTGTGGCGGTTCGGGGATTGTAGGTTACAACGACGGTTCTATTCTGCCCCCAATATTTTCCGAAGGTGCGCCAGGCCACAAGGCGGCCCTCCTCTCGGCCAAGCCTCACAAGTTCCCGGTTCTTTGGAGTATCAACGGATGTGAACTGCGAGAGTTTTACTCGGATGAAATCCTCTGCATAATGGGGCGAGTAGGTCGTAATGAAATGCATCTTGGGGAGCGAGTCAATGAGGGCGATGTTCTCCTCGGAATTCATTCCTTTGTCGAAGACGATAGTGAGTTCTCTATCCTCCCCGGAGAACTCTCTCATGACGGAGGCCATCTCATTGAGAATCTTGTAAAACTGCTTGGAATCATGCCGGTTCCCTTCGAAGGCTCTGTAGAAGAGGGGGATCTGGGTATCGCGGGTGACGAGAAGGGCAACTCCGATCTGTCTGAGCCAGTCCTTGCCGTCTTTGTTCTTACCTCGCTTCGCGAGTTCGGAGGGAGTCTCTCCGGCCATGTAGGTGTAGTAGTTGGTAGTATCAAAAAGGAAACAATCGGACTTTACCTTCTCCAGTTCGGCAATCCTCTTGAAAAAAAGCCAGGCGATCTTCTCGATATCCTCCTGCTCTACCCGATCCCATTTTTCCCAGTATCGCTGAGAGGTCAGGGCCTGGATATCGACACGGCGAATCTGCTGGATAGCTGTTGCCTTGAACCATTCGGGCAGGGCTCTCTTCGAGCAGGAATCGATCATCCGGTTAAATGCGGCATAGATAAAATACTCCCCAATGGAGGGTCCCCTCTCCTGCCCTGCTTTGGGAAGGACCGAATCCATGAGGGTAACAAGCCCCACCTGCTCTTCCATGAGATTGGCCAGAAAGAGGGCGCCAAATTCCTGAACAGAGATTCTCAGACACCTCTCCGTGGTCCCTTTAGCCAGTTCAATAATACGGTCGATGCTCCCAAGGTAGATCTGGTTGATGACCTTTGGTTTTCCATCGACCCTGGCGATCTCACGGATGTAGTAGTAGGGTCTTCCTTTTTTCAT harbors:
- a CDS encoding FecR family protein; this encodes MKTFKTLIFVVTIFLVSSHAYSANLGDIYLRYIDGDVQIKTEDTSDWVPAAINTPLQEGDRVWVPEDGRAELQLRDGSLLRLDRNSFLEILPGGKNISQFYLGKGHAYVNYRGPDGNLFIIDTPNSSLQGYKKSIFKVDVSDYGDTEVSVLKGEIYAELNNGQMKISTGERLALQKNAAYPILAKLAPSDKWEQWNRQRDREFYEPIRTYSQDYLPDGLKVYSNDLDRNGKWVYTNEYGYAWTPTVIVVNQWSPYRVGRWVWMRGHYVWVSYEPWGWVPYHYGRWAHINSIGWCWVPPSRGFVYWGPGYVGWTYTPTHVSWVPLAPREIYYGHGYYGPYSVNITKASIHKTVIKNVYNNVYVNNAVTTVHRDTFIKGIPVKVEMKENLFLKQKIITGAPQIKPEKTTVMPLIKEIPPNKLPPQQIRNIEARELRKNRPVQQEKGVVTTQIVRPKNMEPIKKIEERKGADPFKMGTIPEKGTLQKIEIPSGSSKKSAQEPSAQRISAKRFVESGTNDYRMGSKKKDPPIVPTQASLKNTVPKKELTGNTSIPGKLTQENIRGNYLPKAYQNKPGLEVMPEKRTNTSMNKKTIPYIESEQLGKQAKLRESNRKSISSTEELKPVIRADLPQRNTQSKSTIPATNNSHNTQTIKSKPMHEEVKKNISPKGQVTIEGPQAVQNRGVISPLIKENQVTSRGVQPFNRMGK
- a CDS encoding IS1634 family transposase; the protein is MAHLHKKMKKGRPYYYIREIARVDGKPKVINQIYLGSIDRIIELAKGTTERCLRISVQEFGALFLANLMEEQVGLVTLMDSVLPKAGQERGPSIGEYFIYAAFNRMIDSCSKRALPEWFKATAIQQIRRVDIQALTSQRYWEKWDRVEQEDIEKIAWLFFKRIAELEKVKSDCFLFDTTNYYTYMAGETPSELAKRGKNKDGKDWLRQIGVALLVTRDTQIPLFYRAFEGNRHDSKQFYKILNEMASVMREFSGEDRELTIVFDKGMNSEENIALIDSLPKMHFITTYSPHYAEDFIRVKLSQFTSVDTPKNRELVRLGREEGRLVAWRTFGKYWGQNRTVVVTYNPRTATKQRLTFEKKLLSLQEVILDLRSKVRTQKKHWTDGDRVKKHYTVACERLHLPKDIYEISVEKHNRKWQLIFRKNYYRIGQYIEKFGKNILITDHIDWSTDEIVRASLDRYIVEKAFRQSKDSDVVSIFPIRHWTDSKIRCHILSCVVALTYLRLIEIRLNCADLSITAATAMEQMRKLHSCLCWTASKSSADRIIEDPTAIQAQILAAFGYKVAGGVLQKI